A part of Anser cygnoides isolate HZ-2024a breed goose chromosome 15, Taihu_goose_T2T_genome, whole genome shotgun sequence genomic DNA contains:
- the LOC106033517 gene encoding parvalbumin, thymic CPV3 codes for MSLTDILSPSDIAAALRDCQAPDSFSPKKFFQISGMSKKSSSQLKEIFRILDNDQSGFIEEDELKYFLQRFECGARVLTASETKTFLAAADHDGDGKIGAEEFQEMVQS; via the exons ATGAGCCTCACAGACATTCTAAGCCCTTCTGacattgctgctgctctgcgtgACTGCCAAG ctccagATTCCTTTAGTCCCAAAAAATTCTTTCAGATCAGTGGGATGTCTaaaaagagcagcagccagctcaaGGAGATCTTCCGGATTCTCGACAATGACCAAAGTGGCTTTATCGAGGAAGATGAGCTCAA GTATTTCCTTCAGAGGTTTGAGTGTGGAGCCCGAGTGTTAACTGCCTCAGAAACCAAGACTTTCTTGGCAGCTGCAGACCACGACGGGGACGGTAAAATTGGGGCTGAAG aattccAGGAAATGGTGCAATCTTAG